The Miscanthus floridulus cultivar M001 chromosome 7, ASM1932011v1, whole genome shotgun sequence genome includes a region encoding these proteins:
- the LOC136466707 gene encoding FCS-Like Zinc finger 12-like isoform X2, translated as MMWLHEPAAAEQEAAATRQRGSVAKLTTASSSLANLLSVFVGSNNNNSPADPRPPRRRSFDEGGGVGLGIVAAMSHSCLTGAGAEPIAIGAAARRRAREDDESYTCVITHVAGAGGGSVRKRVYFGFGDGGGWLVEADDEAPAPAPDFLSRCCLCDKRLDGLDIYMYSQQPRFSKPNRTNGALTKRRVFLRNSE; from the exons ATGATGTGGTTGCATGAGCCGGCCGCAGCGGagcaggaggcggcggcgacTCGGCAGCGGGGCTCTGTGGCCAAGCTGACGACGGCGTCCTCGTCCTTGGCGAACCTCCTCTCGGTCTTCGTCGGGTCGAATAACAACAACTCCCCGGCGGACCCGAGGCCGCCGCGGAGGCGGAGCTTCGACGAGGGCGGCGGCGTCGGGCTGGGCATCGTCGCGGCCATGAGCCACTCCTGCCTGACCGGGGCCGGCGCCGAGCCCATCGCCATCGGCGCCGCGGCTAGGCGGCGCGCGCGCGAGGACGACGAGAGCTACACGTGCGTCATCACGCACGTGGCCGGCGCTGGCGGCGGCAGCGTCCGGAAGCGGGTCTACTTTGGCTTCGGCGACGGTGGTGGCTGGCTCGTGGAAGCCGACGAcgaggcgccggcgccggcgcccgacTTCCTGAGCCGGTGCTGCCTCTGTGACAAGAGGCTTGATGGGCTCGATATCTACATGTACAG ccaacagccaagattcagcaagccaaaCAGGACCAATGGTGCGCTTACTAAGAGAAGAGTTTTTCTCAGAAACTCAGAGTAA